Proteins encoded within one genomic window of Pectobacterium araliae:
- a CDS encoding ABC transporter ATP-binding protein, whose product MSLSASLQTRAAVPVLALENVTIAYRSDDREQTVVEGVSFHIQPGEVVALVGESGSGKTTTAQAVIGLLAENGRLTRGAIRLNGVDISGWSQKRLDSVRGAQISLIPQDPTSSLNPVQTIGEQVDEILRIHQREDRQTTRQKTLALLERVGLNQPELRAKQYPHELSGGMKQRVLIAIAIALKPALIIADEPTSALDVTVQKRILDLLDELRRENGTAVLFVTHDLGVAAERADRLLVFQNGYIQEQGPTLEVLSAPSSHYARTLLANVPSLNPTPRPQRANTSASDIIVSVENLVQTFPLSGRKGEHFRAVDDISFSVARGTTHAIVGESGSGKTTTARSLLGFHYPNAGRILIDGTDITHLKGEALRQFRQKIQLVYQNPFGSLDPSQRLYDIVEEPLRNFNRHTASQRERKIHEMFERVALPVALLSRKPRELSGGQRQRVAIARALVLEPQVLVLDEAVSALDVTVQAQILRLLAELQESLGLTYLFISHDLAVVRQIADTVSVLYHGKQLESGPVEQIFAQPEHHYTRELIEAIPGQQHPAFARSHQPSIHTESTFALNQGL is encoded by the coding sequence ATGAGCCTGTCAGCCAGCTTACAAACCCGTGCAGCCGTGCCTGTGTTGGCTCTGGAGAACGTTACGATTGCCTATCGTAGTGACGATCGCGAGCAAACGGTGGTGGAAGGCGTCTCTTTTCATATTCAACCCGGTGAAGTTGTGGCGCTGGTAGGGGAGTCCGGTTCAGGGAAGACCACCACCGCGCAAGCTGTCATCGGCTTGCTTGCCGAAAACGGCAGGCTCACGCGCGGCGCTATTCGGCTAAACGGTGTGGATATCAGCGGCTGGTCGCAGAAACGACTAGACAGTGTACGCGGTGCGCAGATCAGTCTGATCCCGCAAGATCCCACCAGTTCTCTTAATCCGGTACAAACCATCGGTGAGCAGGTGGATGAAATTCTGCGGATTCATCAGCGGGAAGATCGCCAAACTACCCGCCAGAAAACGCTGGCGCTGCTGGAACGCGTTGGCCTGAATCAGCCGGAACTACGGGCAAAGCAGTATCCGCACGAGCTATCTGGCGGCATGAAACAACGCGTGTTGATAGCGATAGCGATTGCACTGAAACCCGCACTGATTATTGCCGATGAACCCACCAGCGCACTGGATGTCACGGTACAGAAACGTATTCTCGACCTGCTTGATGAGCTGCGGCGAGAAAATGGCACGGCGGTGCTGTTCGTTACCCACGATCTGGGCGTCGCCGCCGAGCGAGCCGATCGCCTGCTGGTTTTCCAGAACGGCTATATTCAGGAGCAGGGCCCAACGCTTGAGGTATTAAGCGCGCCGTCAAGCCACTATGCTCGCACACTGCTGGCGAATGTTCCGTCGCTCAACCCAACCCCGCGCCCACAGCGCGCCAATACATCGGCATCTGACATCATTGTCTCGGTCGAAAATTTGGTACAGACCTTTCCTCTGTCAGGGCGTAAAGGTGAACATTTTCGGGCGGTGGATGACATCTCTTTTAGCGTGGCACGCGGCACAACGCACGCGATTGTGGGCGAATCCGGTTCCGGTAAAACCACTACGGCACGCAGCCTGCTCGGGTTTCATTACCCCAACGCTGGGCGCATTCTGATCGACGGCACCGATATCACTCATCTGAAAGGCGAAGCACTGCGCCAATTCCGACAGAAAATCCAACTGGTCTATCAGAATCCCTTTGGCTCGCTCGACCCATCACAGCGGTTATATGACATCGTCGAGGAACCGCTACGTAATTTTAATCGTCATACCGCCTCCCAGCGGGAGCGCAAAATTCATGAGATGTTTGAACGCGTCGCCTTGCCAGTCGCGCTACTGTCGCGTAAGCCGCGTGAACTGTCCGGCGGCCAGCGCCAACGCGTCGCGATCGCGCGGGCATTAGTGCTGGAACCGCAGGTCTTGGTATTGGACGAAGCCGTTTCAGCACTGGATGTCACCGTACAGGCGCAGATCCTACGTTTGCTGGCCGAGCTACAGGAATCACTGGGGCTGACGTACCTGTTCATCTCACACGATCTAGCGGTAGTACGTCAGATTGCCGATACCGTTTCCGTGCTGTACCACGGCAAGCAGCTTGAATCCGGCCCGGTGGAACAGATTTTCGCCCAGCCCGAACATCACTATACCCGTGAACTCATCGAGGCTATCCCCGGACAGCAACACCCGGCTTTTGCCCGTTCACACCAACCCTCAATTCATACTGAATCCACATTCGCACTAAACCAAGGACTGTAA
- a CDS encoding TIGR04028 family ABC transporter substrate-binding protein, whose amino-acid sequence MATFLHPHQKLTIFASLFLLGGALSAQAANDAPKIGGTLVYLEQQAHTNLYTPAGGFYPNGGILNQITDKLTYQNPETLEIEPWIAESWTTNADNTEYTFKIRPGISFSDGTPLDANAVAKNLDTYGLGNTALNLPVSEVINNYLRSEVIDPLTVKFYFKKPSPGFLQGTSAIGSGLVSLSTLERNFNQLGNAKNIIGSGPFVVSSEKLGRELKLTARKDYNWAPVKSTHQGRAYLDGITYLVTPEDSVRIGALVSGQADFIRQIQAYDEKRVQSQSFNLYAPPTRGVNNSVVFRPDNPLVADIRVRKALLHATNTKEIIATLFSDNYPQATSPLAKTAAGYVDLSSKLTFDPAQANKLLDEAGWKTGSQGLRQKDGKTLELTAYESLPQPQNKETLQLVSQQWAKVGVKLNVLAGDAGSKTVDSLDPLKTGVSPAMVGRADPDVLKSQYYPTVRNVLLQKGGSSKKVKDFVDPHLNTLLDGIAAETDRSKRLALVGEVQTYLIDQAYVIPIFEEPQVFAGAPTTKGIAFEAVGRPSFYNTWLDK is encoded by the coding sequence GTGGCGACTTTTTTGCATCCTCATCAGAAACTCACTATTTTTGCCTCTCTGTTCCTTCTGGGCGGTGCGCTGAGCGCACAGGCAGCGAACGACGCGCCGAAAATCGGCGGTACGCTGGTTTATCTGGAACAGCAGGCACACACTAATCTCTATACGCCCGCGGGCGGTTTTTACCCGAACGGCGGCATTCTCAACCAGATCACCGATAAGCTGACATACCAGAACCCGGAAACACTGGAGATCGAACCGTGGATTGCCGAATCCTGGACCACCAACGCGGATAACACCGAATACACCTTCAAGATCCGCCCCGGTATCAGCTTCTCTGACGGCACCCCGCTAGACGCCAACGCGGTGGCGAAAAACCTTGATACTTATGGCTTAGGAAACACCGCCCTCAACCTACCGGTTTCGGAAGTCATTAACAATTACCTGCGCAGTGAAGTCATCGATCCGCTGACGGTGAAATTTTATTTTAAGAAGCCCTCACCGGGTTTTTTACAAGGCACCTCGGCTATCGGTTCCGGCTTGGTTTCTCTCAGCACACTGGAACGTAACTTCAATCAGTTAGGTAATGCCAAAAACATTATTGGCTCCGGCCCATTCGTGGTCAGCAGTGAGAAGCTGGGACGTGAACTGAAACTGACTGCCCGTAAGGATTACAACTGGGCTCCCGTTAAATCGACGCATCAGGGACGTGCCTATCTGGACGGCATTACCTATCTGGTCACCCCAGAAGACAGCGTGCGTATTGGTGCGCTGGTATCAGGTCAGGCGGACTTCATTCGTCAGATCCAAGCCTATGATGAAAAACGGGTACAAAGTCAGAGCTTCAATCTTTATGCCCCACCCACGCGCGGCGTCAATAACAGCGTGGTTTTCCGTCCAGATAACCCGCTGGTAGCGGATATCCGAGTACGTAAAGCGCTGCTGCACGCCACGAACACCAAAGAGATCATCGCTACGCTGTTCTCTGACAACTACCCACAGGCCACGTCCCCGCTGGCGAAAACTGCCGCAGGCTATGTCGATCTCTCCAGCAAGCTCACGTTCGATCCCGCACAGGCTAACAAGTTGTTAGATGAAGCAGGGTGGAAAACCGGCTCGCAGGGACTCCGGCAGAAAGACGGCAAAACGTTGGAATTGACCGCCTATGAATCCCTGCCACAGCCGCAGAACAAAGAAACCTTACAGTTGGTTTCGCAACAGTGGGCAAAAGTTGGCGTGAAGCTGAATGTGTTAGCGGGCGACGCGGGTAGTAAAACCGTGGATAGCCTCGATCCACTGAAAACGGGTGTTTCCCCGGCGATGGTAGGTCGTGCCGACCCGGATGTGTTGAAAAGCCAGTATTACCCGACGGTACGTAACGTCCTGCTGCAAAAAGGTGGTTCCAGCAAAAAAGTGAAGGACTTTGTTGATCCCCATCTGAATACGCTGCTGGATGGCATTGCCGCTGAAACCGACCGCAGCAAACGACTGGCGCTGGTGGGAGAAGTGCAAACCTATCTGATCGATCAGGCTTACGTCATCCCCATCTTTGAAGAACCACAGGTATTTGCGGGTGCCCCCACCACAAAAGGCATCGCATTTGAAGCCGTGGGCCGCCCCAGCTTTTACAACACCTGGCTGGATAAGTAA
- a CDS encoding ABC transporter permease — MTTVPLEKITFPFLRKRPFLRRYAFQPGLVLAWLVILTVALWALFPGWFTGYSPTEGIAGAQRLAPDADYWFGTDQLGRDLYARIVYGAVHSLSGAFIAVGLGLVLGSLFGLLAGAIGGWLDSVVMRSIDVLLAIPGLLLALSVIILLGFGTVNAAIAVGVTSVASFTRLVRSEVLRVRHSDYVEAAYGSGGTFFSVLWRHILPNSLTTVFAFAALQFGSAILAISTLSFLGYGAPPPTPEWGLLIAEGRNYIATAWWLTTFPGLIVVFVVLSANRISQSIRRTER, encoded by the coding sequence ATGACTACCGTACCATTGGAAAAAATTACGTTTCCCTTTCTGCGTAAGCGACCATTTCTGCGTCGCTACGCCTTTCAGCCGGGGCTAGTGCTAGCGTGGCTGGTCATCTTAACCGTCGCACTTTGGGCGCTGTTTCCCGGCTGGTTTACCGGCTACAGCCCGACGGAAGGCATCGCTGGCGCACAGCGACTGGCACCCGATGCAGACTACTGGTTCGGCACCGACCAGCTTGGGCGCGATCTCTACGCGCGCATTGTTTATGGCGCGGTGCACTCGCTGTCTGGTGCATTTATCGCCGTCGGGCTAGGTCTGGTGCTCGGTAGCCTGTTTGGTCTATTAGCCGGTGCGATTGGCGGCTGGCTGGATAGCGTCGTCATGCGCAGCATCGATGTGCTGCTGGCAATCCCTGGTCTATTACTGGCACTGAGCGTCATCATTCTGTTGGGCTTCGGCACGGTTAACGCCGCGATTGCCGTGGGTGTCACCTCCGTTGCCAGCTTTACCCGACTGGTGCGTTCAGAAGTGTTACGTGTACGCCACAGCGACTACGTTGAAGCCGCCTATGGCAGCGGCGGCACCTTTTTCAGCGTACTGTGGCGACACATTCTGCCAAATTCACTCACCACCGTTTTCGCTTTCGCCGCTCTGCAATTCGGCAGTGCGATTCTGGCTATTTCCACGCTGAGCTTTCTCGGCTACGGCGCACCACCGCCCACGCCGGAATGGGGACTACTGATCGCTGAAGGCCGCAACTACATCGCAACCGCCTGGTGGCTAACCACCTTCCCCGGTCTGATCGTCGTATTCGTTGTGCTATCCGCCAACCGCATCAGCCAGTCAATCAGGAGAACAGAACGATGA
- a CDS encoding TIGR04028 family ABC transporter substrate-binding protein, with translation MATFLHPHQKRTIFASLLFLGGALSAQAANDTPKIGGTLVYLEQQAHTNLYTPAGGFYPNGGILNQITDKLTYQNPETLEIEPWIAESWTVNADNTEYTFKIRPGITFSDGTPLDANAVAKNFDTYGLGNKALNQPVSEVINNYLRSEAIDPLTVKFYFKKPSPGFLQGTSAIGSGLVSLRTLELNFNQLGNAKNIIGSGPFVVSSEKLGRELKLTVRKDYNWAPVKSTHQGRAYLDGITYLVTPEDSVRIGALVSGQADFIRQIQAYDEKRVQNQGFNLYAPSTRSLNNSVVFRPDNPLVADIHVRKALLHATNAKEIVNTLFSANYPLATSPLAKTAAGHVDLSSKLTFDPVQANKLLDEAGWKTGSQGLRQKDGKTLELTAYESIQHPQSKETLQLVAQQWAKVGVKLNVLAGDAGSKTVDSLDPLKTGVAPAMVGRADPDVLKSQYYPTIRNVLLQKGGSSNKVNTFVDSHLNTLLDGIATETDRSKRLALVGEVQNYLTDQAYVIPIFEEPQVFAGASTTKGIAFEAVGRPSFYNTWLNK, from the coding sequence GTGGCAACTTTTTTACATCCTCATCAGAAACGCACTATTTTTGCCTCTCTGCTCTTTCTGGGCGGTGCGCTGAGCGCACAAGCAGCAAACGACACGCCAAAAATCGGCGGTACGCTGGTTTATCTGGAACAGCAAGCACACACTAATCTCTACACGCCCGCGGGCGGTTTTTACCCGAACGGCGGCATTCTCAACCAGATCACCGATAAGCTGACGTACCAGAACCCGGAAACACTGGAGATCGAACCGTGGATTGCCGAATCCTGGACCGTTAACGCGGATAACACCGAATACACGTTCAAGATCCGCCCCGGTATTACCTTCTCTGACGGCACGCCGCTGGATGCCAACGCGGTAGCAAAAAATTTTGATACCTACGGTTTAGGGAATAAGGCGCTCAACCAGCCAGTTTCAGAGGTGATCAATAACTACTTGCGCAGTGAAGCCATCGATCCGCTCACCGTGAAGTTTTACTTTAAGAAACCGTCCCCAGGCTTTTTACAAGGCACCTCAGCCATCGGCTCCGGTCTGGTTTCCCTCCGTACGCTTGAGCTCAATTTCAACCAGTTAGGTAATGCGAAGAATATTATCGGCTCCGGCCCGTTTGTGGTGAGCAGCGAGAAACTGGGACGGGAGCTGAAGCTGACCGTGCGTAAAGATTACAACTGGGCTCCGGTTAAATCGACGCATCAGGGGCGCGCCTATCTGGACGGCATTACCTATCTGGTCACCCCAGAAGACAGTGTACGCATCGGTGCATTGGTATCGGGTCAGGCAGATTTTATTCGTCAAATTCAGGCCTATGATGAAAAACGAGTACAGAATCAGGGCTTCAATCTTTATGCACCGTCGACGCGCAGCCTCAATAACAGTGTAGTTTTCCGCCCGGATAACCCACTGGTCGCCGATATCCATGTTCGTAAAGCGCTGCTGCACGCCACCAACGCCAAAGAGATCGTGAATACGCTGTTCTCTGCCAACTACCCGCTAGCCACGTCACCACTGGCTAAGACTGCGGCTGGCCATGTCGATCTTTCCAGCAAGCTAACCTTCGATCCCGTACAGGCCAACAAACTGTTAGATGAAGCGGGCTGGAAAACCGGCTCGCAGGGACTCCGGCAAAAAGACGGCAAAACGCTGGAACTGACCGCCTATGAATCGATACAACATCCACAGAGCAAAGAAACGCTGCAACTGGTTGCTCAACAGTGGGCAAAAGTCGGCGTGAAGCTGAATGTGTTGGCAGGCGATGCGGGCAGCAAAACCGTGGATAGCCTCGATCCGCTGAAAACTGGCGTGGCTCCAGCGATGGTAGGCCGTGCCGACCCGGATGTGCTGAAAAGCCAGTATTACCCGACGATACGTAACGTCCTGCTGCAAAAAGGCGGCTCCAGCAACAAAGTAAATACCTTTGTGGATTCGCACCTGAATACGCTGCTGGATGGCATCGCCACAGAAACCGACCGCAGCAAGCGGCTGGCGCTGGTTGGGGAAGTGCAGAACTATCTAACCGATCAAGCCTATGTTATTCCCATCTTTGAGGAGCCACAGGTATTTGCAGGTGCATCCACCACCAAAGGCATCGCGTTTGAAGCCGTGGGGCGCCCCAGCTTTTACAACACCTGGCTGAATAAGTAA
- a CDS encoding RICIN domain-containing protein, producing the protein MIGILRYAGKEGLALGVADQQKDAKAVLLDANSTSFDKLLWDLDSRTGVISLVVSDGTLALAIKNKTITNGTDIVLQVKNVDESTQKWDFSSKPGFILSQANKNYVIDNDTRGGAGNRIQLFEFNGSIAQQWKFTPISKISAAISE; encoded by the coding sequence ATGATTGGTATTTTGAGGTATGCTGGAAAAGAAGGGTTAGCTTTAGGTGTTGCTGATCAGCAAAAAGATGCTAAAGCCGTTCTTCTCGATGCTAACTCGACTAGTTTCGATAAACTCCTGTGGGATTTAGACAGTAGAACGGGAGTGATTTCCCTAGTCGTGAGTGACGGAACGCTGGCTTTGGCAATTAAGAACAAAACAATTACCAACGGCACAGATATTGTTTTACAGGTAAAAAATGTGGACGAGTCCACTCAAAAGTGGGATTTCTCTAGCAAGCCTGGATTTATTCTCAGCCAAGCAAATAAAAACTATGTCATCGACAATGATACTCGAGGAGGCGCGGGAAATCGCATTCAGCTATTTGAATTTAATGGTTCAATCGCTCAGCAATGGAAATTTACGCCTATATCTAAAATATCTGCGGCAATTAGTGAATAA
- a CDS encoding alkylhydroperoxidase domain protein gives MTHANTLYTHDILDALADISPDSTLAAARKTREAATRHTQGSYDALFNAAAHDDATLPLSLRFWFATKISGWQQDEQLQHFYAERLADFPEPTLTPALQLALDHAERLTKTPVQAAPSHVNALEQAGWSVDDIVTLSQLIAFVNFQSRLLRGYRLIAGHRISQPHSQAAVAGQWHTRPQTHSGKSAPQAFTQAELDWEPWIAPKPLAAFNADEQAILARFGHTNSDYFRLLGRNLPVLEQRTLTDKGIFYTSGGLPRKERELIAAVTSKVNGCIYCASVHARKASQLSKQDSDVQRLLDVVPGGDLSIGQSPRWQAIIDFSARLSVTPAQVNANDLKQLQEQGLDTLEIVDVVQSAAFFSWANRLMLTLGEPFWPEH, from the coding sequence ATGACGCACGCTAACACCTTGTACACCCATGACATACTGGATGCACTGGCCGACATCAGCCCGGATTCCACCCTCGCCGCAGCCAGAAAAACTCGTGAAGCGGCAACCCGCCACACCCAAGGCAGTTACGACGCGCTGTTTAACGCCGCTGCACATGATGACGCAACATTACCGCTATCGCTGCGCTTCTGGTTTGCGACCAAAATCAGCGGCTGGCAGCAGGATGAGCAGCTACAGCATTTTTATGCCGAGCGGTTGGCGGACTTCCCAGAACCTACGCTGACACCCGCGCTACAGCTGGCGTTGGATCATGCCGAGCGCCTGACGAAAACGCCCGTGCAAGCCGCACCATCCCACGTCAATGCGCTGGAGCAGGCGGGTTGGTCGGTAGATGACATCGTGACGCTGTCGCAGCTCATTGCGTTTGTGAATTTCCAAAGTCGCCTGCTGCGCGGCTATCGCCTGATTGCCGGTCATCGCATCAGCCAACCACATTCGCAGGCCGCCGTTGCAGGCCAGTGGCATACCCGGCCTCAGACGCACAGCGGCAAATCCGCACCGCAGGCGTTTACTCAGGCGGAACTGGATTGGGAGCCATGGATTGCCCCCAAACCGCTGGCAGCATTCAATGCCGACGAGCAGGCGATTCTGGCGCGATTCGGTCACACCAATTCCGACTATTTCCGTCTGCTAGGCCGCAACCTTCCGGTGCTGGAACAGCGCACGTTGACGGATAAAGGGATTTTCTATACCTCCGGCGGCCTGCCGCGCAAAGAGCGCGAGCTGATCGCCGCCGTCACCAGTAAGGTCAACGGCTGCATTTATTGCGCCTCGGTACATGCCCGTAAGGCCAGTCAGCTCTCCAAGCAGGACAGTGATGTGCAGCGACTGCTGGACGTCGTTCCCGGTGGCGATTTGAGCATCGGCCAAAGCCCACGCTGGCAGGCGATTATCGATTTCTCGGCACGCCTCTCCGTCACGCCCGCACAGGTCAACGCTAACGACCTGAAGCAACTGCAAGAACAGGGATTAGATACGCTGGAGATTGTCGATGTCGTGCAGTCAGCCGCTTTCTTCTCCTGGGCCAACCGGCTAATGCTCACGCTGGGTGAACCGTTCTGGCCGGAGCATTAA
- a CDS encoding ABC transporter permease, producing MNRYLALRIGQALLVLWAAFTLSFILLQAMPGDAILIKFQNPDLGLSAEQIAQLRLSYGTDTPVFTQYLHAIAQILRGDLGLSIQAGVPVTELIAANLPPTLLLAVLGFIAAGLLAFTLAFLSTLTPFQWLRTALQSLPSLFISVPTFWLGIVLIQIFSFRLGLIPVINPGEWEGLILPVLTLALPISAPLAQVLMRSIDQVQTQPFVAVARAKGASRSGVLWRHIARNAMLPTLTIAGLLLGELIAGALITETVFGRNGLGQLTQEAVNYQDSSVLQAIVLISAAAFVVVNLAVDLLYPLLDPRLKITPGATL from the coding sequence ATGAATCGATATCTGGCACTGCGCATCGGTCAGGCACTGCTCGTACTTTGGGCGGCATTTACTTTGTCTTTTATCCTGCTTCAGGCGATGCCGGGTGATGCCATCCTGATCAAATTTCAAAACCCGGATCTCGGCCTAAGCGCCGAGCAAATCGCACAACTGCGGCTATCCTACGGTACCGATACGCCAGTATTCACACAGTATTTACACGCGATAGCTCAGATACTACGTGGCGATCTTGGCCTCTCGATTCAGGCTGGCGTACCCGTCACCGAGCTTATCGCCGCGAATCTGCCGCCCACGCTGCTACTCGCGGTACTGGGCTTCATCGCCGCGGGGCTGTTGGCGTTCACTCTCGCCTTCTTATCAACGCTAACCCCGTTTCAGTGGCTGCGAACCGCGCTGCAATCGCTGCCGTCGCTGTTTATTTCCGTGCCGACCTTCTGGCTGGGCATCGTGCTGATTCAGATCTTCTCTTTCCGTCTGGGACTGATTCCGGTGATTAACCCCGGCGAATGGGAAGGACTGATTTTGCCAGTTCTCACGCTGGCGCTGCCGATCTCGGCTCCGCTGGCTCAGGTACTGATGCGTAGCATCGATCAAGTGCAAACCCAGCCGTTTGTTGCCGTTGCCCGCGCCAAAGGTGCCAGCCGTAGCGGTGTGCTCTGGCGGCACATCGCCCGTAACGCCATGTTGCCCACACTGACCATCGCTGGTTTGCTACTGGGTGAGTTGATTGCGGGCGCACTGATTACCGAAACTGTATTTGGCCGCAACGGGCTCGGCCAGCTAACGCAGGAAGCCGTGAACTATCAGGACAGCAGCGTGCTACAGGCCATTGTGTTGATTTCTGCCGCCGCTTTTGTCGTCGTCAATCTGGCCGTCGACCTACTCTATCCCCTTCTTGATCCGCGCCTGAAAATAACGCCAGGAGCCACGCTATGA
- a CDS encoding putative FMN-dependent luciferase-like monooxygenase gives MATKRLGFFTRLLDDVSAQQRYRLATEQIVKAEQLGFDSAWVAQHHFHADEGGLPSPLVFLALVAARTQRIQLGTGVITLPMEEPLRVAEDTAVLDLLSNGRLEVGVGSGGTPSSFAAFGHDSAQRGQILGRNLEKLRAAWRGDALSEDGNQLYPAAPHLDKRVWQATFSIEGAERAGKAGDGLMLSRTQPRSEPFPDATLADLQNPMIDAYLAALPVGVAPRILSSRSVFVADDRQLALSLAEKGLNRSAARSGTFRTISHDSVEALIASFDSHVGTAQDVIASLRADSSLERATDVTFQVHSIDPPHALILRSLELIATQVAPALGWKPAVKQKSPIGQEIA, from the coding sequence ATGGCAACGAAACGTCTGGGATTTTTCACACGGTTGCTGGATGACGTGTCCGCCCAGCAGCGCTACCGACTGGCGACGGAGCAGATCGTCAAAGCCGAACAACTCGGATTTGACAGCGCCTGGGTCGCACAACACCACTTTCACGCTGATGAAGGCGGGCTACCGTCACCGCTGGTGTTTCTGGCGCTGGTCGCCGCACGCACACAGCGTATCCAGCTCGGCACTGGCGTAATTACGCTGCCGATGGAAGAGCCCCTACGCGTGGCGGAAGACACCGCCGTACTCGATTTACTCAGCAACGGCAGGCTGGAAGTCGGCGTGGGTTCCGGCGGTACGCCGTCCTCATTTGCCGCGTTCGGTCACGACAGTGCACAGCGTGGGCAGATTCTCGGGCGTAATCTGGAGAAACTGCGCGCCGCCTGGCGAGGAGACGCATTGAGCGAAGACGGCAATCAGCTCTACCCTGCCGCCCCACATTTAGATAAGCGTGTCTGGCAAGCCACGTTTTCCATCGAAGGTGCAGAGCGAGCAGGCAAAGCAGGCGATGGCCTGATGCTCTCTCGTACCCAGCCGCGCTCGGAACCTTTCCCGGATGCCACGCTCGCCGATCTGCAAAACCCGATGATCGACGCCTATCTGGCTGCGCTGCCCGTTGGCGTCGCACCGCGTATCCTCAGTTCACGTAGCGTCTTCGTGGCTGACGATCGTCAATTGGCGCTGAGTCTGGCAGAGAAAGGGCTTAATCGTTCTGCCGCCCGTTCCGGCACGTTCCGCACGATTTCTCACGACTCCGTAGAAGCGCTGATTGCTTCCTTCGATAGCCATGTTGGCACAGCACAAGATGTGATTGCGTCGCTTCGGGCTGACAGTTCACTGGAGAGGGCGACGGATGTGACATTCCAGGTGCATTCCATCGATCCACCGCACGCTCTAATCCTTCGCTCACTTGAATTAATTGCCACTCAGGTGGCTCCCGCTTTGGGCTGGAAGCCCGCTGTCAAACAGAAAAGCCCGATCGGGCAGGAGATCGCATGA